A single Primulina eburnea isolate SZY01 chromosome 11, ASM2296580v1, whole genome shotgun sequence DNA region contains:
- the LOC140805493 gene encoding uncharacterized protein yields the protein MRAQVNRDIHNKIITNIHHLCKPLTQETRASIQNLSTQVGQLATAIHKLEAKNLGNIPSQTVVNPRENVSAITLRNCKELDVQEIGVQASAKQKKENEIKVENTIINQDDAPKGKFSPLFEYKPIPPFPLALNRKCESIKELNDTLCRGEVNIPSLDAIKPIPRCAKILKELCTTKKIHNLKGVKRKKYENMFLMSLKKLFLSNAVTQAMLDLGDSINVMPDSVYNYLELGPLTETDIVIQLAERSTVYPRDVIEDVLVKVENLVFPADFYVLDMEK from the exons ATGCGTGCGC agGTCAACAGGGATATCCACAACAAAATTATCACAAACATCCATCACCTGTGCAAGCCTCTAACTCAG GAAACGAGGGCTAGCATTCAGAATTTGAGCACTCAAGTGGGACAGTTGGCGACCGCAATTCACAAGTTGGAAGCAAAAAATTTAGGTAATATACCTTCTCAGACAGTGGTGAATCCAAGAGAGAATGTGAGTGCAATTACTTTGAGAAATTGTAAAGAATTGGATGTTCAAGAAATTGGGGTACAAGCATCAGCCAagcaaaagaaagaaaatgagatAAAAGTTGAGAATACAATAATCAATCAAGATGATGCTCCGAAAGGTAAGTTTTCTCCTCTGTTTGAGTATAAACCTATTCCCCCATTCCCTCTTGCATTGAATAGGAAATGCGAAAGTATTAAGGAGTTGAATGACACTCTTTGTAGAGGCGAGGTAAATATTCCTTCATTAGATGCTATTAAACCAATACCTCGTTgtgctaaaattttaaaagaattgTGCACTACAAAAAAGATACATAATTTGAAGGGTGTAAAAAGGAAAAAGTATGAGAACATGTTTTTGATGTCATTGAAAAAACTGTTCCTATCAAATGCAGTGACCCAG GCTATGTTGGATTTAGGTGATTCTATCAATGTCATGCCTGATTCTGTTTATAATtatttggaacttggacctcTGACTGAAACCGACATTGTGATCCAATTGGCTGAAAGGTCCACTGTTTATCCTAGAGATGTAATTGAAGATGTTCTTGTGAAAGTTGAAAATTTGGTTTTTCCTGCTGACTTTTATGTGCTTGACATGGAAAAATGA